In the genome of Solidesulfovibrio fructosivorans JJ], the window AGGGAAGAGTATCACAATTGCACTCCCAGGCCCTGGCCAGGCTTCGCCAAAAGTTCAAGGCCCAATTCAACATCGAGCAGCACTGACGCCGGTATGGCCCGAAGCCGGTTTGCCCGGCAAAAAAGAATAATCCGCCATGCCGCGCGTCGCCCCGCGCCGGGCGACTGACGGGCATTTGCAAGCACAGGAGAAAAGCCATGGCCGCCAACAAGGAAATGCGCATCCTGGTCGTCGACGATTTTTCCACCATGCGCAGGATCATTAAAAATATTCTCAGGCAGCTGGGGTTTAACAACATCATCGAGGCCGACGACGGCAGCACCGCCTGGGAAACCCTCAATAAGGACAAGGTCGATTTCATCATCTCCGACTGGAACATGCCCAAGATGCCGGGCATCGAACTGCTGCGCAAGGTGCGCTCCAGCGAGGAGTTCGCCGAAACGCCCTTTCTCATGGTCACGGCCGAAGCCCAGCAGGAAAACATCATCGAAGCCGTCCAGGCCAAGGTTTCCAACTACATCGTCAAGCCCTTCACGGCGGAAACCCTCGGCCAGAAGATAGACAAGATTTTCGAAAAGTAATCCGCTTGCCGCCGGCCATGCGCCCACGCGGTCCCGCGTGACGACGGGCCCCCGGAGCCGCCACGTCCCGCCAGGGGCAATACGGCTCCCCGGCCGCCCGCCAGACCGTTCTCGCGGCGCGAAGCGGCATACGCCACGAGGCAACCATGGCTGTCGACGACGGTCTCGAGTCCCAGGTCAAGGCCAAGCTCGACGACAGCGAGCTGTCCGACGACCTCCCCAAGGCGCTGCAAAAGGTCGACCTCGACCTCGACGACGCGCCCTTTCTCGAAGACGAGGAAGAGACTCCCGCCGCCGAAGAGGGACAGGCCGAGGAAGCCTCCCCTTTTCCGATCGAGACCGAGGGGGAAAAGCCCTCCAAAAAAAAGCTCATTCTGATCGTCGCGCCGGTGCTGCTGCTCCTCATCGGCGCGGCCGTCTATTTTTTTCTGCTGAGAAAACCCGCGCCCCCGCCGGAATCGGCCGAGGAGACGCCGCCGGCCGAGGAGGCGCCCATGCCGCCCCCGGCGCCCGTGCCGCCGCCCCCCGAACCGCCCGCGCCCAAACAGGAAATCGTCATGCCCATGGAGCCTTTTCTCGTGGAGCTGACCGACGCCCAGGGGCGCACGCGCTTTCTCACCATCCGTTTCACGGCCGTAACCCAGGAAAAACCCGTGGAGCTGGAATTCAAGCGCAACATTATTGTCGTGCGCGATGCCGTGTATTATTATCTCAAGAATAAGAAATTCGAGTTTCTGGCCGATAAGAACAATGCCGAGGTCCTGAAAAAAGACGTGTTGTCGGTCATCAACCAGTTTATCGGGGCCCAACCGTTGGATAACCTGCTTATCGAGGATTACCTGGTGAAGTAGATGTCCATCGATCTGACCACCATCTTCCAGACCATGCCCTACGTGCAAAACGTGGCGCATGCCGAGCTGGTCCAACCGGAAGCCGCCCTGGCCGCCTCGCAGGTGATGGCCCAGCAAGCCCTGGCCGAACAGCGCAAGCAGCCCCAACGCATCGAGGAACAAAGCGCCATGGATTCCGTCGGGGACGAACGCCAGCGTCAGGCCGGCGGAGAACAGCAACATCGCCAGCGCCGTCACCCGGAGCCGGAGCCCGAAGAAACCCAGGCCAGCAACACGTCGCCCTTTGCCGGCCAGATCATCAACCTGAAAATATAGGATGCGCGCGGCCGGGGACGTCGTCACACGCCCGGGACCGGCGGCAACCGCCAGCGCGGCCCCGCTTTTCCCCGCCTCCCCGCGCCGGCCCGGATGTCCGCTTCATGAATGGCTATTCCACCCTCGTCATCTTTCTGACCGTCTGCGAACTCGCCCTGCTCCTTTTGGTGGTCCTTTTTTTCTCGCGCCTGCGCCGCTCCGAAGACCTGCTGGCCAAGATGCAGAAAAACCAGGACGGACTGCTCAAAAAACTCGACTTCAACGCCAAGCTCGAACAAGAGCTGGTGGGCAGTTTCCGGCAACGCCAGGCCCAACTGGCCGAACTCGACCAGCAACTGGAACAGCGCCGCGACGAGTTGGAAAAACTGGTCAAAAAAGCCGAGGAATGCATCCGGTCGCCGGAGTTCTTGCGCCAGATCATCAAAAACGGCTCCCGCCGCGGCCAGTCCCCGGTGGCCCTGGCCAAGGCCACCGGCCTGTCCCGGGAAGAGGTAGAGCTGATTTTGGCCCAGGAAAAGGCATAGAGGTCACCGGGGCTCTGCCCCGGACTCCGCCAGGGCTCTGCCCTGGACCCGCCGGGGGACTTGATGTCCCCCGGACCCCCTTTTACCGGGTTGGGCCGGTGAGGCGGGAGAGCGGCTGGGTCGGATTGGTTTAGTGCTGTTGGGCGGTGGGACGTCGTATGTTCGTTGCCGCAATCGGCCCGGCGACACGAGGAGCTTCGCTCCTCGACGCCGGACACGATTGCGGCAACGACCGCGCCAGCGGCGAAGCGCCGCATAAAATTAAGAACTTTCCCCCACCATTTAAGAGTTTTTGGGGAGGGTGGGGGTCCGGGGGAGGGAACCCCTTTTTTGCAAAAAAGGGTTCCCTCCCCCGGTTCACAATCATGCAGCACATCGCATCCAACCTCCAGGCCTTCCGGCGCGGACATACGGTCGGTCAAACCGTAAAGGGAAGACTCCTTTCGCCCGGACCGGGCGGGCTTTTCTGGGTAGTGGTCTCCGGCATCAAGCTTCTGGCCAGCCTGGACCACGAGCCCGTGCCCGGCCGCGAGCTGATCTTTCGCATCAAGGCCCTCGAACCGGAACTGATTTTAAAGGACATTACCCCGCCGCCCAGTTCCGCCACGGAGCCGGGCCTGCTCCTGGCCGGCATCGCCGCCGCGCGGACCCGTTTCGAGCGCCATCTGAGCCGGCTTGCGCCGCCGTCCTGCCCGCCCCTCGACCTCACCGCCGCCCGTCGCCATTTCCGCGATTGGTTGGCTGGCGATGCCCCCGCGCAGGCGGATTTTAGCGCCGTGCAGGAGCTTTTCCGGCTGGCCCGGACCTTCGTGCCCCGCATCGAAGGTCACCCGCGTTACCTCCCCTGGGTGTTTCCCGGGCTCACCCAGGCCGAAGCGTTGACGGCGCGTCTTTCCCCGGAGCAAGGCGGCCCGGGGTTCCGTTTGCGTCTTTTCGGCCACCTTTCGGGTCCGGGGCGCCTCGCCATCGAGGCCAGCCACCACCCCGCTTCCCGGAAAGCGCCGGCCCGCACCGTCTACCGGCTCATGCTCGAACACCCGCAAGAGGCCGCCGACTGCATGGCCATGCTGGCCGACCTGCGCTTCGGCAAGGCCGTCCTGGCCCCGGCCTGCCTGTCGGCCGGAGCGCTGCCCGCCCCGCTTGCCGCCGGATTCCTGGCCCGGATCGTGGCCGCGACCGCCCGGCCCTTTACGGGGCTTCGCCTTCGGGTATAAATGTCGGGACCGGCCGGCGCGGCCCAATCCACCGACCTTTGGAGCGTTTCCCCATGGCGTACAAGGACTTGCAGGAATTTTTGCGGCTTCTGGAAAAAAAAGGCGAACTGCGGCGCGTAAAGCCCGAACTGGATCCGTATCTGGAAATCGCCGAGGTTACGGACCGGGTGTCCAAGGCCGTCGGCCCGGCCCTCTATTTCGAACAGCCCAAGGGATCACGCTTTCCGGTGGTCACCAACGCCTTCGGCTCGTTTCCCCGCATGCATCTGGCCCTTGGCTGCGATGATCTCGACGCCCTGGGGCACCGCATCGACGCCGTGCTGGAGATGGAAAAGCCGGACGGGCTCATCGGCAAGCTCAAAATGCTGCCCAAGCTGGCCAAAATGGCCGGCATCTTCCCCAAGACCGTCAATTCCGGCCGCTGCCAGGATGTCGTCATGACCGGCGACGACGTGGACCTGTCCCTTTTGCCGGTGCTGACCACCTGGCCCGGCGATGCCGGCCCCTTCATCACCCTGCCCGTGGTCGTGACCAAAGACCCGGAAAGCGGCAAGCGCAACGTGGGCATGTATCGCATGCAGGTCTTCGACAAAAACACCACCGGCATGCACTGGCACCGCCACAAGGGCGGGGCCTACCACTACCATCTGGCGGAAAAACGCGGCGAACGCCTGCCCGTGGCCGTGGCCATCGGCCCGGACCCGGCCTGCACCTATGCCGCCACCGCCCCGCTGCCGGACGATATCGACGAATTTCTCTTCGCCGGGTTTCTGCGCCAGGCCCCGGTGGAATTGGTCCAGTGCAAGACCGTGGACTTGCAGGTCCCGGCCTCGAGCCAGTTCGTGCTGGAGGGCTATGTGGACCCGGGCGAACGCCGCCGCGAAGGGCCCTTCGGCGACCACACCGGCTATTATTCCCTGGCCGACGACTATCCCGTCTTCCACGTCACGGCGCTCACCCACCGCAAGGACGCCGTCTATCCGGCGACCCTCGTCGGTCCTCCGCCTATGGAGGACTGCTACATGGGCAAGGCCACCGAACGCCTGTTTTTGCCGCTTATAAAAAAGCAGCTTCCGGAAATCGTGGATATGAGCCTGCCCCTCGAAGGCGTGTTCCACAACTTTTGCTTCGTCTCCATCGACAAGCGCTATCCCGGCCAGACGCGCAAGATCATGTACGCCATCTGGGGCCTCGGGCAGATGATGTTCACCAAGATCATCGTGGTGGTGGATGCCGGGGTCAACGTGCAAAACACCTCCGAGGTGCTCTGGCGGCTCGGCAACAACGTCGATCCCCGGCGCGACATCGTCATCGTGGACGGCCCCCTCGACGCCCTGGACCATGCCTCGCCGACGCCTTTTTACGGCGGCAAGATCGGCATAGACGCCACGAAGAAGGGTCCCGAGGAAGGCCATATGCGCGAATGGCCCGATTCGCTGGTCATGTCCCGGGAGGTCAAGGCCCGCATCGACGCCTTGTGGGGCGAACTGGGAATATGACCATGACCGCGGACGCCGCCGCCCCCATCCGCTGCCCCTGGTGCGGCGACCTCGACATCTACGTGCGCTACCACGATACGGAATGGGGCGTGCCGCTGCACGACGACCGGGCGCTTTTCGAGCTGCTCATCCTCG includes:
- a CDS encoding chemotaxis response regulator CheY, which translates into the protein MAANKEMRILVVDDFSTMRRIIKNILRQLGFNNIIEADDGSTAWETLNKDKVDFIISDWNMPKMPGIELLRKVRSSEEFAETPFLMVTAEAQQENIIEAVQAKVSNYIVKPFTAETLGQKIDKIFEK
- a CDS encoding flagellar basal body-associated FliL family protein, translated to MAVDDGLESQVKAKLDDSELSDDLPKALQKVDLDLDDAPFLEDEEETPAAEEGQAEEASPFPIETEGEKPSKKKLILIVAPVLLLLIGAAVYFFLLRKPAPPPESAEETPPAEEAPMPPPAPVPPPPEPPAPKQEIVMPMEPFLVELTDAQGRTRFLTIRFTAVTQEKPVELEFKRNIIVVRDAVYYYLKNKKFEFLADKNNAEVLKKDVLSVINQFIGAQPLDNLLIEDYLVK
- a CDS encoding menaquinone biosynthesis decarboxylase — its product is MAYKDLQEFLRLLEKKGELRRVKPELDPYLEIAEVTDRVSKAVGPALYFEQPKGSRFPVVTNAFGSFPRMHLALGCDDLDALGHRIDAVLEMEKPDGLIGKLKMLPKLAKMAGIFPKTVNSGRCQDVVMTGDDVDLSLLPVLTTWPGDAGPFITLPVVVTKDPESGKRNVGMYRMQVFDKNTTGMHWHRHKGGAYHYHLAEKRGERLPVAVAIGPDPACTYAATAPLPDDIDEFLFAGFLRQAPVELVQCKTVDLQVPASSQFVLEGYVDPGERRREGPFGDHTGYYSLADDYPVFHVTALTHRKDAVYPATLVGPPPMEDCYMGKATERLFLPLIKKQLPEIVDMSLPLEGVFHNFCFVSIDKRYPGQTRKIMYAIWGLGQMMFTKIIVVVDAGVNVQNTSEVLWRLGNNVDPRRDIVIVDGPLDALDHASPTPFYGGKIGIDATKKGPEEGHMREWPDSLVMSREVKARIDALWGELGI